A region of the Chlamydia felis Fe/C-56 genome:
TAAAGCCTACAAATAATGGATGGGGAGCTATCAATTTTGAAAGAAACTCTGGATGGAACTGTACACCTATCATCCAGGGATGATTTTCGATTTCTACGATTTCGCACAGACCTTGTTGAGGGCATGTTCCGACAACATTCAAACCGAAATCTTTGAATTGCTGAACATAGTCAAAATTCACCTCATAGCGGTGACGGTGGCGTTCCATAACCTCAGATTCTCCATATGCTTCATGCACTTTGGTTCCTGGAGATATTAGGCAAGGATAAGCTCCAAGGCGCATTGTTCCTCCCGTAGCGACTAGAGAGGCCTGGCCATCCATCATGCAGATAACGGGATCAGGTGTCTCTGCATCCATTTCTGTGGAATTGGCTTTTTCTAAGCGCAATACATTGCGGGCATATTCAACTACAAGAACTTGCATACCCAAGCAGATGCCAAAATAAGGAATTCCTCTTTCTCTGCAGAGCTTTGCTGCGGTAATTTTTCCTTCCCAACCTCGAGATCCGAAACCTCCAGGAACTAAGCAACCGTCGCATTGCTCTAGAGTTTCAAGAAAATGAGGATCTTCAGAATCTAAGGGTAGAATTTCTACAGAGCTATTTAAGCTTAGCGCTGCGTGGGTAAGTGCTTCAAAAACAGATTTATACGCATCTTTATGCTGAACGTATTTACCTACCAAGCCTATGCGCACCTTATCAAGAGAAGGGTTGCGTAAGCGTTCTACTAAGGTCTTCCAGTCACTTAGGTCTTCTTGCTTTGTAAATAGTCCTAATTTTTCTGTAATAAATGTAGAAATGTTTTCTTGAGACAACATCAAGGGCATTTCATATATTGAATGTTCAATATCAACAACATTAAACACTGCATTATTAGGAACATTACAAAATAAACTGATTTTCTTTTTTACATCGGGGCTTAAAGATGACTCAGACCTGCAAAGGATAGCATCGGGAATAATCCCAATACTTCGCAAGCTTTGAACAGAGTGTTGCGTGGGTTTGGTCTTTACCTCCCCTGCAGCTTTTAAATAGGGTACATAGGTCATATGGATGCTGAAGCAGTTTTCAGCGTGTTCGTAACGAAATTGCCGGATAGCCTCAAGAAAGGGTAGTGATTCTATATCTCCAACAGTACCACCGATCTCTACAATTAATACATCGGGCTGATTTTCTCTAGCACACTCTAAAATAACTTCAATAATTTCATTGGTAATATGGGGGATAACTTGAACTGTGCTTCCTAAATAAACCCCCTCGCGTTCTTTCTTAATTACTCGAGCATAGATTTGCCCAGAAGTTGCTGTAGAATATTTAGATAGTTTTACTGAAGAAAACCGATGATAGTGACCAAGATCTAGATCCGTCTCTATTCCGTCGTTAGTAACATAAACCTCACCGTGTTCGTAAGGATTCATAGTTCCTGGATCGACATTAAGATAGGGATCTAGTTTTAACATAGAAACTTTAAGGCTTTGACGCTCTAGCAATAAAGCTAAAGAGGCTGCGGTTAACCCTTTGCCCAGGGAGGAAACGACTCCTCCTGTTAAAAAGATGCACTTGAATGACATGTTAAGTATTTTTCCACCTTATTTATGTCTTCTGGATAATCAACTGAAGGACTTTTAGCTTCCACTACACATATATGGATAGATCCACCATGTTCTAGTATGCGTAGTTGCTCAAGATCTTCGGCTTGGCTTAAGGATGTTGGGGTAGATTCAATGTAACTAAACAGTGCATTCCTTCTAAACGCATACACACCAATATGAAGATATATTGGAGTCTCTTTCTTCAAGATGTGTGGAATAGGACTTCTGCTAAAATATAAAGCCTTTCCATTTTTATCGAAAACACATTTCACTTTTTGATTAGTTAAGATTTCATGAGAGTCTGTGGTCTTGGCAGCTGGAGTAACCACTTGAATCTCTGGGGATTCTTCAAGTTTGCGGACAAGAGTATCGACAACGGTGTGTTGTAAGCAGGGCTCATCCCCTTGAATATTTACAATGATCTCGGCTTCTGGAAAGTAACGCGATATAGCTTCTGCTGTCCGCTCTGTGCCGTTAGCACACTCCGGGCTGGTCATCACGCAATCACCGCCAAAGTCTAAAACATGGTCCATAATGCGTTGATTATCAGTGGCTACAACAACCTTATCCAGCGTTGTGCTTTGACTAATGTTCTCGTAAGTTCTTTGTATCAAAGACTTTCCAAGGATGTTTGCTAGGGGCTTTCCAGTGAATCTGACGCTACCCCATCTTGCTGGTAAAACTCCAACTTTCTTACTAGCAAATACTTGTTCTTCCATATGCCGAAATAACTCTTAATTTCTAAGATTTTTAACAAGCAGGATTATCATTATGGTTTTTATAAAACACAAGGTTTTTTGGTGATTTTGATTTTTTGCGTTTTATTTATAATAAAAAGTCGAAGAAGTTATATCATTAAATTAATAAACGTATTTTATTTTTATTATGCTTTCAAAATTAAGTAAGTTCCTATTAACCGTATTAATATCTATTCAGTCCCTAACGCCAGCTTCATTAGTCGCAGGGGAAACAAAGTCTGGTTTTTTCTCTAAGATGAAAAATTGGTTCTCCAGCAATGGGATGGGGGGGAATGACGTATCTGTTTCCAAGATTAAAGATAGCCTAAAGTGGAAACGGTATGACTACACAAAAAATTGTGGGTTTTCTGCGGAATTTCCTGGGGATCCAGACCATTCGGGTCAGATCATAGAGATTCCTCAATCCGAACTTACTATACGTTACGATACATACGTTACAGAAACACAGTCGGACAATACTGTTTATGTGGTGTCTGTTTGGGAGTATCCTGAAAAGGTAGACGTTAGTCGTCCAGAATTAAATCTTCAGGAAGGATTTTCAGGAATGTTACAAGCTCTTCCGGAATCCCAGGTTCTATTTATGCAAGCAAAAGAGCTGCAGGGGTATAAAGCTTTAGAATTTTGGATTTCCTGTGAGGATATTTATTTTCGAGGAATGTTGGTTTCAGTAAACCATACATTGTATCAAGTGTTTATGGTGTATAAAAACAAAGATGCCAAAGCTTTGGATAAAGAATATGAAACGTTTACGAAATCGTTTAGGATTACCAAAGTTCGTGAGGCTAGAGCTATCGATTTAAAAAAGAAAGTCAGACTTTGAAAATGAGTATTTCTCTTGAGTTATGAATAAAAGTTCATAGAAGAGCTGCTCTTTCGGGTCTAGTTTTTCGCTACCTCTAGAGTCGAAAGAGCTATCTTCGTTTTTAGCTTTTTAATTCTCTTTAACAGTGTATTTTTCTATAAGGAGCCAGAGTTCTATAAGTGGGATTTTTATGGTTCCTCGCGTTTTTTTTACCGCCTTTTTTTTCTTATTTTTAAAAGCAGAAGCTGAGGATATTTTCAGTGAAAAAAACGCTCCTTTATCTCGCATAGGAATTATTTTTTCTCTTCCCGAAATTTCTAAATCTTCAGATGCAGAGTGCCCCATACCTTGGTTTGCCAACAGCAAAAAGACTGTGGAGGGGAGAAGAACATATTATTCCGGAGATTATTTCGGGAAATATCTAGTTATGTCTTCTTTTTGGCCTAATAAGGTCTCTGCGGCTGTAATTAGCTGTAACATGATTCTCAAGCATCGTGTGGAGCTTATTTTAATCATAGGTACATGCTATTCACGTTCAGAAAGTGGTCGTTTTGGAAACGTACTGATTTCCAATGGTTATGTGAATTATGATTCTGATGTGCGTCCTTTTTTCAAAAGATTCGAAATCCCCGATATCAATCAATGTATTTTTTCTACAAGCGAAGCGTATAGGGAGGCTGCGAAGATTGGGGGAGGGCAATTTCTTAATACTCATAAAAAAGTTATTGAGGATTTATTAAAAATTCATGGCTATTTGAAACCTACGACCTCTACAGAACATGGTCTTACGGAGGGCATCATTGCTACCGGCGAGGCCTTTACAATGTCTAAAAATTACTTTCTTTCTCTTCAAAAAGTTCATTCCGAAATTCAAGGATTTGATAGTGCTGGGGGAGCTGTTGCTCAGGTATGTTATGAATTTAACGTTCCCTGTTTGGGAATAAATATTCTTATTCCTCATCCTTTGGAGTCTTCGAGTAATGAGTCTTGGCTACAGCTTCAAAGTGAAACTAGCAAGTTTTACATGGATTCTCTCTTAAAAAGTGTCCTCAAAGAAATCTGTTTAACCCATTGATTGATCTTTTTCTTAATTCTTTAGTTGAGGTTAAATCTCTTAGTCATTAAGATAACTTTTTGTTTTTCGATCGAAATAAGAGAAGAATAAACGGGGACTTAGCTTAGCTGGTAGAGCGTCTGATTTGCATTCAGAAGGTCAGGAGTTCGACTCTCCTAGTCTCCAACTCTTCGCGGTTATAGCTCAGTTGGTTAGAGCGCGACACTGATAATGTCGAGGTCCCAAGTTCAAGTCTTGGTAACCGCAAGTCGTCTTCTTTTCAAAAATTATGGTTTCTACATGTTAGAAGTCAAAAATCTTAGTTATTCTTATTCGGACAAATTAATATTAAAAAAGGCTTCTTTCACGTCTTATCCGGGAAGGATCTCTATTATCTTAGGTGTATCTGGGATAGGGAAAACTACATTATTTCGTTTAATTGCGAGTTTCTTATCTCCTGATGGAGGAGAAATTTTATGGCAGGGTCAGCCTATTCAGCAAACAGATGTAGCCTATATGCAGCAAAAGCAAACTCTACTGCCGTGGAGAACTGTGCTGAAAAATATTTACCTCAGTTCTGAATTAGGAATTAAAAGTAAGCGCTTTTCTATATTTCCCGAGAAGTTAAGTGAGGTAGTAGAGAGCTTTAATATAGGGGATTTATTAGATTGTTATCCCGATGAGCTTTCTGAAGGACAAAAACAGAGGGTATCTCTGGCTTGCCAGTGTCTCTCCCCAAAACCTATAGTGCTTTTAGATGAGCCATTTTCTTCTTTAGATATTACGACTAAAGAACTGTTATATAAGTACATTTTGCGATTGGCAAGACAAGAAAATAAAACTGTTGTACTTGTTACTCATGATTTTCGAGATGTAGCTTTTCTTGGAGATGCGTTTTATGTACTTAAAAATCTTGAGCTCGTTCCTGTATTTTTTAATGACACCATGCGTTCTTCCGGTAATGTCCATATGCTTATAGAGGATATCCGGGAGTGTCTTTTAACATGACATCATTGCTAGCTAATATAGAAAATTCACAGCTAGGATATAACTTACTCACTTCTGAGGAGAAGTTAGCTCTGTATAATGGTATTCATGCACACCGTTGTAAGGGCTCTCCTCTTGTGCTTATCGCTACGATTGTCTTTGTGATTTCTGCTGTGCTTTTATTGATAGGATCTATTTTGACAGGATTTCCTCTTGAGGGATTTTCTTTTGTTCTAGATATATTTCTTCCTTTTCTTCTTCCGGGAATTCTTTCTTTAGTTCTGATTTCTGCTCCTTTAGTTATGTATGCTCTTCAGCATCATAGGGGAGCATTAAGCAAACATAAGAAGTTGGCAGAAAGCAATTACTTGCAAATTTTAAATTATTGCCAAAGTCAAAAAGACAATGTTTCAAAAAAGAATGTAGCAGAATTTATAGAATCTCAGGTTTTCCTCTCCGAGTATACGAAGAGTTTTTCTTATGTTACGTTATTGCAGACTATGAAGGTGATTCCTGGGAAAGATTCTCCAAATGCTTCAGTACATGATTCTCTCATTGCAGATGGGGTAGATCTCGCTAAAGATAATATTTATGCCAGCGAGTATGACAAAGAAAAACGAGATCGGTTAGAAGCTGAAGAGGAAGAAAGAATAGAGCAGAAGCAAGCACCTTCTTCTGCCGTTAGCTCTATGCTTACGTAATTGACGACTACTATTTCTTAGGGGTTAGTTTCCCTATGGATAGGACAATCAACGTTATTCCCGTGATTATTGTGGGAATGAGTATAGGAGAGTGTAGGGGAATATGGAAAAAAACTGGGGAAAGTAGGATCGCTACTGAAAAAATCAAACATAACCATCTTAAACGGCGAAGGCTCTCAGCAAAAGATAGGATGGATAATACAATAATGAACCAGCAACAAATATTGATATAGTTTCTTAGTGTATCTGCGATCGCTAACTCATCGCTAATTTTGATAAATCCTATAGCTACGCATACAGCAATTAAAAGATTAATAGGGAAGGATATTCCCTGAAAAGCTTGTTTGCATGCTTTTATAAAAGGAAGTACTGTGCGTTCTTCCCAAAATAGAGAATCTCTGTAGTATTCTGATCCAAAAAACGACATGCGAATCAGTTCGCGTTTTTTCCCAATAAACTGTGATAAGTAAATAAAAGTAGCCCTGAGTTCGTCATAAGCAAAAACAAAAGCTAAAGCGGGTTGTATTGTTTGGGATAAGCATATCCAGCAATCCAGGCTAAGTTGTTTTAACACGATGGGTATTAGGGTAAGGACAATGGTAAATAGTAATGTAATTGCTGTTGCTATTACGATTTTTGGTCGTGTATGCCAACGACGTTCTCCTCCTGATAAAGACAATACGATAAGTAGGGAGTATGCGGTCATCATGGATGCATAAACAAAGAAATCTCCTTCGAAAGCTGTTTTAGAAAGACCTAAAGCAGATGCTGTTAAATAACGAGATTGTATCCAAGATATTAAACTTAATAATAAAACAGCGGCGCGGCGTCCTCCTGATGAAGGGTTATAGGAAATGCCTTCTGGAAGGGTGGGGCCGACTTCTAAGGCTTCCGGACGCGTAGGGGGGATACAAACAACAGCAAAAATAGCAAAGCCTATGAGTGTATCATTAGCGAAAACAAGAGAAGAACGTTCTGGAAAACAGGAGAACAGGGTGACCCAGATACCTACGAACACTCCGAACCAAAGAACAGAGCGCTTATAAAAAGATGCCAGGGCTAAGATAATCAGCAGGCTGCCACAGATTCTATCTGAGAGAATAATACTAGGTTCTTGATAGTTCAGTGTGTTAGGAGTAAATATTAGCAGCAATCCTAAGAAAGCAGGAAGAATACTTAATTTAAAAAAACGATAACGGAAGTGCTTATAAATATTTTCTAGGGCTTCTTTGTCCATAAAAAGAAAAATCCTTGGATTTTTCTTTCTAAATAGAATGAGTGTGATAAAACTAAAAGTTTTTTTATCAATACCAACCTGTTCGTAAAATTAAATAAGGAACTAAAAAGACGTACTCTCTCCTTTCTGGAGTAAAAAAATGTTTTAATTTTTTATTTTTTTATTTTATTTCTCATTTCTGGATGAGTCATATAATAGAAGAGAACGATCATTGAATAAAAAGATACTCGTCATAACTACCAGCATTTTTTTTGTACTGTGCTTCGGATTAATGATATACAAAAAGCAAACGCTATTGCCTCCGAAAGCTCATATCCCTACTAATGCCAAGCATTTTCCAACTCTTGGCAATCCTTATGCACCGATTAATATTACAGTTTTTGAAGAGCCCTCTTGTTCTGCATGTGCAGAATTTAGCTCAGAGGTTTTCCCATTATTAAAGGAGCACTATATTGATACTGGTGAGGTGTCGTTTACATTAATCCCGGTATGCTTTATTCGGGGATCGATGCCAGCGGCTCAGGCATTGCTTTGTGTATATCATCACGATCCTCGGCAGCCTGATATAGAAGCATATATAGAATATTTCCATCGCTTACTTAATTATCCTAAAGAGGAAGGAAAACGTTGGGCAACCCCTGAGGTATTAACTAAGCTTACTGAGAACTTGAAAACGCATTCTGGCCGCACTATCAATCCTAAGGGATTAATACAGTGTGTAGATTCCCAACAGTATGAAGAGCAAATTAAGAAGAATAATATTTATGGTTCTCGCGTTCTTGGAGGGCAATTAGCAACTCCGACAGCTGTTGTTGGAGATTATCTTATAGAAGATCCTACGTTTGATGAATTAGAGCGTGTGATTAAACAAATCCGCCATTTACAAGCTGCAGAGGAAAACGATGATTAGATTCATTCGTAATTATGCTTTATATTTTGCATGGCTGATTTGTTGTACAGGCACTGTGATGAGTATTTATTACAGTTACCTATTAAACGTAGAGCCTTGTGTTTTGTGCCATTATCAAAGGATTTTCTTATTTCCTTTATCGATTATCCTGGGAATTGCCACATATCGTGAGGATAGTTTGGTAAAAATTTATGCCTTGCCGTTATCTATTATGGGTATGTTAACCGCTGTTTATCAGATTTGCCTTCAAGAAATTTCCGGAATGACGATAGACATTTGTGGTCGAGTATCTTGCTCAACAAAGCTATTTGTTTTTGGATTTATTACCCTGCCTATGGCATCAGCATTTGCATTTTGTACTATTTCTTGCTTATTGATTTTATCCAGAAGTAAGAGAAAATAAAGGGGCTATCGGAGGACAGGGGGCTCTTCTCTTATATTTGGAAGTTTATCAAAAGGATAATACAGGAGAAGAGGGGAAGGAGTTTAGAGTTATTTAGTCACAGTAGGTGTTATTTACGAAGGATCTGTTGTATTTTCTTTAGAAGTTTCTTCTTGTGTAGTCGGTAGTACGAAAGTTGTTTTGTTTTGTGTAATTCCTTTCACTAAATTTTGAGTTGTAGAAGAAATGCTGTTTACTACGTTCAATCCTTCTTGCAACTCTTCTTGAACCTGTGAAGGTTCGGTATTTGTTAGCAACACAGTCGTATTGTTTATTAGCTTCCCTGTTTGTGCAGTGTTTTCTATCTCTGTTTCTGTCTCTGAATCTGAATCTGAACTTGTTAAACTATAATGACCGCTTTCTAAATTTTGATAGCGATTACAGAAACAACGGGGGCCGATTTTTTCACATAAAGTCGTAATTGCAATACGTGCAATCTTCGCAATTAGGATAATAATTCCTAATCCCAAAGTTTCGATAACCCCTGTCAAAGTGTGTAAGAATAGCCGTATCTTGCTTGATTTGTCGTCTTTGGTTGACCACACGCTGTACAGTCTACCTAACCCCAAGATTGTTCCTATAATAGGCAGGGTTTTCCCGATTTCATGCATATTGGTTTTAGAACAAATCCCCCTTGCTATGGAGAGATTCCATTCACCCTTCAGGGATCGAAGGCCTCGCAGATCACGAACGAAACCCGAGCGAAATAGGAAAAAATGATCTTTCGTGCCCTCACAGAAATTATAATTATTTGAATATCTATCAATCAACATAAACTATCTTTTTCACTGTTAAATATTAAGTGCGAGATAGTTTATGTTCTGTTTGAAATAGTTTCAATTATAAACATTAATCGTATTTACATGTTATTAACATGTAACGACTTAACATTTTGTTGTTTTGGAAATCTTTGTTTTTTAATGATTTATTATCATGATGCTTGGAAAAGCAGTGAGATTATAGCCCGCAAGTAAATCTATCGATTAGGTCGTCTCGAAAATGTTCTGCTGCTTCCTTGTCTTTTCTTATATAGATGATAAAGCTAGACAACTCTGTTATGATAAATGCTAAAGCGAAGTAGAGAATCTTCAAGATTAAGGTAACGAGTCCACATCCACAGATTTCGATAAGACTCATGAATGTATGAACTATCTTATCTATATGTCTATCATCCAAGGTATCTGTAGACCATACACTATAAAGCCTACCCGCGCCTAGAATTGTTCCAGTGAAGGGTAAAGCTCGTAAGATTTGTGTGACAAGACCGTCCGCATCTAAATCGGTAATATCATTAGAAAACATCCAATCGTAGGGCCATGCCTTGAGTCCAAATTGATTACGAACGAATCCGAGTCTAAAGATTTGGGAATAATTCTGTGTAGCTGTATTAAATTCTGAATTGTCGTGATATATATTTACAAACATTAATAAAAATCTCTTATTTTATTTTGCGGCGAACCATTTTTTAGTTGTTTGTGAATAAATTCAATACAAATTTTATTAGCATCTATGATTATGCGTAATTTAAATAAAAACGCATGCTGTGAGAGTACGGGATATTTAGATTTTTCATTCTGGGTTTTAATTTAGGTTGAGGAGAGAAAATCTTTCTGAAGATGGAATGTACGGAAGAATTAAAGATGCAATGTTAAATAAAAGGACCTCAAGGAGTTCGAAGAAGTAGAAAATCATTGTTGTCACTACTTTTAAAATTAAAGCGACTATGCCTAATCCTAGAGACTCTAATACTCCTGATAGGGTATGAAATAGGATATCTTTATATCGATCTTCAGGATCTTTAGTGGACCATAGGCTGTAAAGTTTCCCTAACCCAAGAATATTTCCGATTATGGGGATACAACGTATAAGAAGCTCTTTGATTTCATCAGCGTTGGTAATATCGATTTCCCAGTCGATAGTGTAGGGTAACATCTGGGTTTTTGACCTGATAAAGCCCTCTTTAAATAGCCAGAAGGCTTTTTGGTTGTTGAAAAAAAAGTCCTCGTTATCTGTGTACTTATTGATAAAACAATCCATCTTCATACTTGGAATAATAACTTTGTTAAGTATAGGGGTCTTTATTTTTGGAATTTATTCAGAAACCGTAGTGCTTTTATAGTCGGCTGTTAGGAGGTTTCCTATCTAGAAAACTTGGGGGAAAAATTTAAGATTATTTTTAATAAAAAGCAAACTTCTCTAGAGTTTTTTTCGACGTATTTTTGTGAATAATTCAATGTAAATACATGTCGATTCTACAGAAAAATAACGTCTTAGATCTCATCATTTAAAATTTGTTTGCGGATATTTTTCATTACTTCTTGCATGTGGTGCAGATTATGAATAGAGGCCCAAATTCCCGCATTAGGTTCATGAACTTTGAATAGATGACGAAGATAGGCTCTTGATAGATTTGAAGAGCATGTGAGACAAGTGCATTTTGGATCTATAGGAGAAAGGTCATTCGCATAAGCCTGGTTGGCAATTTTAATGGGGCCTTGAGATGATAAAATCAATCCATGTCGTGCAGCTTTAGTAGGGTAGGAACTATCGAAAGAATCTATGCCAAACTTGACTGTAGCTTGGATGGATGGTAGATCTCCTATACCTAAAAGATGAACAGGACGATCTTTAGATAAATGCGAGGTTGTTATATCAACAACAGGCACCATTTCATTTAAATTTCTTCCTAAGCTACCTCCAATAGCAAATCCATCGAAGGGGTGATCTTCAACAAATTGGCAACCTATTTTTCTTTGTTCAGGGTCTATACCCCCATGAATCACTCCATACATAGACTGGTGTCTAGGATCATTTCTATGATAATCCAAAGAGCGTTTTTCCCAGACATAGGTTCTTGAGCATGAGGATAAGAAGTATTGTTGATCAGAGTGAAAAGGTAAAAGTTCATCCAGGGGAATAATAATATCGGCACCTAGGTCCTTTTGGGCCTGTACAGAAACCTCGGGGGATAAAAAAAGTTTATGCCCGTCGCGGTAGGATTTAAACCAGACTCCCTCATCAGTAATTTCTAATATGGATGATGAGCCCTTCTTTTTTCCATGGCTTTTGATTTCTTCTGCTACAGA
Encoded here:
- a CDS encoding CTP synthase, which codes for MSFKCIFLTGGVVSSLGKGLTAASLALLLERQSLKVSMLKLDPYLNVDPGTMNPYEHGEVYVTNDGIETDLDLGHYHRFSSVKLSKYSTATSGQIYARVIKKEREGVYLGSTVQVIPHITNEIIEVILECARENQPDVLIVEIGGTVGDIESLPFLEAIRQFRYEHAENCFSIHMTYVPYLKAAGEVKTKPTQHSVQSLRSIGIIPDAILCRSESSLSPDVKKKISLFCNVPNNAVFNVVDIEHSIYEMPLMLSQENISTFITEKLGLFTKQEDLSDWKTLVERLRNPSLDKVRIGLVGKYVQHKDAYKSVFEALTHAALSLNSSVEILPLDSEDPHFLETLEQCDGCLVPGGFGSRGWEGKITAAKLCRERGIPYFGICLGMQVLVVEYARNVLRLEKANSTEMDAETPDPVICMMDGQASLVATGGTMRLGAYPCLISPGTKVHEAYGESEVMERHRHRYEVNFDYVQQFKDFGLNVVGTCPQQGLCEIVEIENHPWMIGVQFHPEFLSKLIAPHPLFVGFIQAAILYSRNKSYVQA
- the kdsB gene encoding 3-deoxy-manno-octulosonate cytidylyltransferase, translating into MEEQVFASKKVGVLPARWGSVRFTGKPLANILGKSLIQRTYENISQSTTLDKVVVATDNQRIMDHVLDFGGDCVMTSPECANGTERTAEAISRYFPEAEIIVNIQGDEPCLQHTVVDTLVRKLEESPEIQVVTPAAKTTDSHEILTNQKVKCVFDKNGKALYFSRSPIPHILKKETPIYLHIGVYAFRRNALFSYIESTPTSLSQAEDLEQLRILEHGGSIHICVVEAKSPSVDYPEDINKVEKYLTCHSSASF
- a CDS encoding 5'-methylthioadenosine nucleosidase, translated to MVPRVFFTAFFFLFLKAEAEDIFSEKNAPLSRIGIIFSLPEISKSSDAECPIPWFANSKKTVEGRRTYYSGDYFGKYLVMSSFWPNKVSAAVISCNMILKHRVELILIIGTCYSRSESGRFGNVLISNGYVNYDSDVRPFFKRFEIPDINQCIFSTSEAYREAAKIGGGQFLNTHKKVIEDLLKIHGYLKPTTSTEHGLTEGIIATGEAFTMSKNYFLSLQKVHSEIQGFDSAGGAVAQVCYEFNVPCLGINILIPHPLESSSNESWLQLQSETSKFYMDSLLKSVLKEICLTH
- a CDS encoding ATP-binding cassette domain-containing protein; the encoded protein is MLEVKNLSYSYSDKLILKKASFTSYPGRISIILGVSGIGKTTLFRLIASFLSPDGGEILWQGQPIQQTDVAYMQQKQTLLPWRTVLKNIYLSSELGIKSKRFSIFPEKLSEVVESFNIGDLLDCYPDELSEGQKQRVSLACQCLSPKPIVLLDEPFSSLDITTKELLYKYILRLARQENKTVVLVTHDFRDVAFLGDAFYVLKNLELVPVFFNDTMRSSGNVHMLIEDIRECLLT
- a CDS encoding SPW repeat domain-containing protein, with protein sequence MDKEALENIYKHFRYRFFKLSILPAFLGLLLIFTPNTLNYQEPSIILSDRICGSLLIILALASFYKRSVLWFGVFVGIWVTLFSCFPERSSLVFANDTLIGFAIFAVVCIPPTRPEALEVGPTLPEGISYNPSSGGRRAAVLLLSLISWIQSRYLTASALGLSKTAFEGDFFVYASMMTAYSLLIVLSLSGGERRWHTRPKIVIATAITLLFTIVLTLIPIVLKQLSLDCWICLSQTIQPALAFVFAYDELRATFIYLSQFIGKKRELIRMSFFGSEYYRDSLFWEERTVLPFIKACKQAFQGISFPINLLIAVCVAIGFIKISDELAIADTLRNYINICCWFIIVLSILSFAESLRRLRWLCLIFSVAILLSPVFFHIPLHSPILIPTIITGITLIVLSIGKLTPKK
- a CDS encoding thioredoxin domain-containing protein, whose protein sequence is MIYKKQTLLPPKAHIPTNAKHFPTLGNPYAPINITVFEEPSCSACAEFSSEVFPLLKEHYIDTGEVSFTLIPVCFIRGSMPAAQALLCVYHHDPRQPDIEAYIEYFHRLLNYPKEEGKRWATPEVLTKLTENLKTHSGRTINPKGLIQCVDSQQYEEQIKKNNIYGSRVLGGQLATPTAVVGDYLIEDPTFDELERVIKQIRHLQAAEENDD
- a CDS encoding disulfide bond formation protein B, translating into MIRFIRNYALYFAWLICCTGTVMSIYYSYLLNVEPCVLCHYQRIFLFPLSIILGIATYREDSLVKIYALPLSIMGMLTAVYQICLQEISGMTIDICGRVSCSTKLFVFGFITLPMASAFAFCTISCLLILSRSKRK
- the tgt gene encoding tRNA guanosine(34) transglycosylase Tgt, with the translated sequence MALKFHVIHQSKKSRARVGRIETDHGIIDTPAFVPVATNGALKGVVDHSNIPLMFCNTYHLLVHPGTESIAAMGGLHKFINRDAPIITDSGGFQIFSLAYGSVAEEIKSHGKKKGSSSILEITDEGVWFKSYRDGHKLFLSPEVSVQAQKDLGADIIIPLDELLPFHSDQQYFLSSCSRTYVWEKRSLDYHRNDPRHQSMYGVIHGGIDPEQRKIGCQFVEDHPFDGFAIGGSLGRNLNEMVPVVDITTSHLSKDRPVHLLGIGDLPSIQATVKFGIDSFDSSYPTKAARHGLILSSQGPIKIANQAYANDLSPIDPKCTCLTCSSNLSRAYLRHLFKVHEPNAGIWASIHNLHHMQEVMKNIRKQILNDEI